Part of the Ignavibacterium album JCM 16511 genome, AGAATTTTGAAAGAAGGCGAAATCATTTCAATTGATGTCGGTGTTTTGAAGAATAATTATTATGGTGATGCTGCTCTTTCTGTTGGTGTTGGAGAAATATCTGATCTGAAAAAAAAGTTGCTTGATGTAACTGAAAAATCTCTTTACGAAGGAATTTCTCAGGCAATTGTTGGTAACAGAATTCATGATATTTCCTATGCTGTTCAAAATTATGTTGAAGCAAATGGATTTTCGATTGTTAAAGATTTATGTGGACACGGTGTTGGAAGATTTTTACACGAAGATCCATCAATTCCAAATTATGGAATTAAAGGAGCTGGACCAAAAATTAAAAACGGAATGACATTAGCAATTGAACCTATGGTTAATGCGGGCGATTGGAGAGTTAAAACATTGGATGATGGTTGGACAGTTGTTACAGCAGATGGTTTACCCTCTGCTCATTTTGAACATACAATTTTGGTTATTGGAAATAGACCGGAAATTTTGACGGTAGCATAATGGCAAAGCAAGGACCAATTAAAGTTGACGGAGTTATAACTGAAACTTTACCCAATGCAACTTTCAGAGTTAAGTTGGATAACGGTCACGAAATACTCGCTCATATTTCCGGAAAGATGAGAATGCATTACATTAAAATTTTAGTTGGAGATAAAGTTTCCGTCGAATTATCTCCTTATGATTTAACAAAAGGAAGAATAACTTACAGATATAAGTAGGATAATAAAATGAAAGTAAGAGCTTCAGTCAAAAAGATGTGCGACAAGTGCAAGATAATTAAAAGAAAGGGTGTTGTTAGAGTAATCTGCAAAAACCCAAAACATAAACAAAGACAAGGTTAATTATTATTAAAGAAGGAGATTATCTTTGGCTCGTATAGCAGGTGTAGATTTACCAAAAGCAAAAAAATTTTATATGGTCTTCAGTACATTTATGGTATTGGAAGATCAACCGCTGCTGAAATTCTTCAGAAAGCTAATGTTGACCCAAATAAAAAAGTTGGTGAACTTCACGAAGAAGAAGTAGCACAAATCAGATCAGTTATTACTGCTGATTACAAAGTTGAAGGTGCTCTGAGATCTGAAGTTCAGCAAAATATCAAGAGATTAATGGATATTGGTGCTTACCGTGGATTAAGACATCGTAGAGGTTTACCAGTTCGCGGTCAAAGAACCAGAACCAACAGCAGAACCAGAAAAGGTAAAAGAAAAACTGTTGCTGGAAAGAAAAAAGCTCCAACTAAGAAATAATAATTGTAATTCGGAGGATTTGAATTGGCAAAAACTGCAAAAAAAGTTAAGAAGCGCGCTCATGTTGATGCAAATGGTGTTGCTCATATCAAAGCAACATTCAATAATGTTATTGTTACCATCACAGACATTTATGGTAATACAATTTCCTGGTCTTCTGCCGGAAAAAATGGTTTCAAAGGATCAAGAAAGAATACACCTTTTGCAGCTCAGGTTTCTGCAGAAGCAGCAGCTAAAGAAGCTTATGATTTAGGTTTACGAAAAGTGGAAGTTTATGTAAAAGGTCCTGGCTCTGGCAGAGAAGCAGCAATAAGAGCATTGCACACAGCTGGTCTCGAGATTACTTCAATAAAAGATGTAACTCCAATTCCGCATAACGGATGCAGACCACCAAAGAAAAGAAGAGTTTAATTTAACGGAGAGTTCATAAATGGCAAGATATACAGACTCAGTTTGTAAACTATGTAGAAGAGAAAGACAAAAATTGTTTCTGAAAGGGCAGAAATGCTTTACAGATAAATGCCCGATCGAACAGAGAAATTATCCTCCTGGTCAACACGGAGTTTCGCGTCGTGCAAAGATATCCGAATACGGTGTTCAGCTAAGAGAAAAGCAGAAGATCAAAAGAATGTATGGTCTGCTCGAAACTCAGTTCAGAAACTATTTTGAAAAAGCTATTAAACAAAAAGGTAAGACAGGTGAAAATCTTGTTAAACTTCTTGAAAGAAGATTGGATAATGTTGTTTACCGTATCGGATTTGCTTCTTCAAGGAAACAGGCAAGACAATTGATTAAACATCGTCACTTTCTTGTCAACAATCAGCTTGTTGATATTCCTTCTTACTTATTAAATCCAGGAGATATAATTCAGGTAAAAGAAAAAAGTAAAAAGCTTGATGCAATTCACAATTCTTTGAAACGAGTAAAGGATAATACATATAACTGGATAACTGTGGACAAAGCTACTCTCTCAGGTACTTTTGTACAGGTTCCTGAAAGAGCTGATATACCACTTAATGCAAATGAACAATTGGTAGTTGAACTTTACTCCAAATAATAATTTTATTTTTGAATAATTAAGAGGACAATAAATGAGCGGATTATCATTCAAGATGCCTGAAGCACTTGTACTCGATGAAGCTAGTTATACGAATACATTTGGTAGATTTTATTTACAACCTCTCGAAAGAGGATACGGAGTAACACTCGGAAATTCTTTAAGAAGAGTACTTCTGTCTTCACTTCCCGGTGCTGCTATCACTTCGGTGAAGTTTAGCGGCGTTCTTCACGAGTTCTCTACTATTGAAGGTGTGGTTGAAGATGTTTCTGAAATCATTCTTAATCTTAAACAAGTCAGAATGGTTTTATTAAGTAAAAAACCCGGCAAGATTGAACTTTCTTTCAATGGTCAGGGTGAATGGAAAGCTGCTGATATTCAGAAAGCAACCAACGAAGTTGAAATTCTTAATCCCGATTTGCACATCGCAACACTTAACAAAAACGCTAAGTTTGATGTTGAGTTAAGAGTTGGCAGAGGTTACGGATATGTTCCTGCTGTTGAAAATGTTCAGCCGGATCAGACTATTGGTGTGATACCAATTGACTCAATCTTCACACCGATTAAAAATGTTAAGTACGAAGTAGAGAATGTTCGTATTGGTGATAAAAACGATTATGAGAAACTTACTCTCGAAATTCAGACAGATGGTTCAATAACTCCTGACGATGCGCTTACTCAGGCAGCAAAAGTTCTTAAAGATCATATTCAATACTTTATAAACTTTGCTGTTGAACAGGAAGAAGAAGAAACTACCACACACAAAGACAGTGAGTTCGAAAAAATCAGGAAAATGCTTTTAACCAATGTAGATGATCTTGAACTTAGCGTCAGAGCGCATAACTGTCTTAAAGCTGCTAATATAAGAACTATTGCTGATTTGGTTAGAAGAGATGAACAGGAACTCCTTCGCTTCAGAAATTTCGGAAGAAAATCTCTTGCTGAGCTTGGAGAAATTGTTGAAAGTATGGGACTTGAATTCGGAATGGATGTTGACAAATACTTAAAAGACGATTCAGATAATCATTAATCTCAGATAGGTTGATTTATGAGACATAGAGTAAAAGGAAGAAAACTTAAAAGAACTGCTTCGCACAGAACTGCTACATTACGTTCTCTTGTAACTTCTGTTTTGAAACATAAAAGAATTAAAACAACATTAGCTAAAGCAAAAGAGGCACGTACTTTTGTTGAAAAGCTTATTACTAAAGCAAAAAGAAATGACCTTCACTCAAAAAGATTAATAATGAGTGAGATAAAAGATAAAGAGGTTGTAAAAGAACTTTTTGCAGAAATAGTTCCTAAGATAGGTGACAGACCAGGCGGATACACAAGAGTTATTAAGCTCGGTGCACGAGTTGGTGATGCAGCTCAGATGGCAATTCTTGAATTAGTTGATTATAACGAAGTTGCTAATAAGAAAGCCGAAGAGCGAAAAGAAAAGCGTGAGCAGAAAGCTCAGGAAAAAGAAGCCGAAAAAGAAAGAGCAGCTGAAGAAGCTGCAACTCAAACAGCCGAAGAAAAATAATTTAGCCATCTTAAAAAATCTTAAAGAGTAATCGGAAATCCGGTTACTCTTTTTTTATTTAACTATGTTCAACGAACAGAAATTTGTAAAATCAGTTTACGCGGTTGATGATATTCCAAAACTACGATTGCCTGAGATTGTTCTATGCGGTAGATCGAATGTTGGGAAATCATCTTTTATAAATTCTCTTTTTAACAGAAAAGATTTGGCAAAGATCAGTTCTACACCCGGCAAAACAAGATCAATTAACTATTACGACATTGACAATAAATTTTATATTGTTGATTTACCTGGTTATGGATATGCTAAAGTTAGTTTATCAGAAAGAAAGAAGTGGGCTAAATTGATAGAAGAATTTTTTACGAAATCCGGTTACATCAACCTTGTAATTCATATAATTGATTCAAGACATAAACCCACTGAACTTGATATTCAGTTAAACACTTTGTTGAAGCAACTTAATCTTCCTTACATTTTTTTATTGAACAAATCTGATAAACTAAAGCAGTCAGAGTTTAAAATTGCTCTAAAAAATCTGGCTGAGCTATTTCCTGAAGCCATATATAATGAAAACACATTTTTCTATTCTTCAATTAAGGGAACGGGCAAAAAAGAAATTAAAAGTTATCTTTCTTCCACTTTTTATTCGTAAACGCTTTCAGATTTCAATTTGTTTGATAAAATTTGTCAACAAAGTTATTTTTATTTTAAAGTAATTAAGCCAAAAGCCTCCGGATGAATAAAAGACAAAGAAAACGTTTACTTATTTTTCTGATTGTACCAGTATTAGCAGCAATTTTGTTTTTTACTGATGATTTACTAATCAGAGTAATCACTATTGCTTTGATGGTTATTTATGTTGCTTTTATTATTTTCCTACGCGACTCAATCCGATTTGATGGAAAATTTTCAATTGAAACTAATGATGAGCTTGAACCGGAATTTACTCCTTCATCAACTTCTGAAGCTGAGGAATCATTTGTCATCGTTTCAAAGACTAAAGATGTAAATGTAATCACTGCTGAAAATTATAAACGAAATTTTGTCAGACCCTCAGATACAAAGTTAATCCCACCAGACTTAAAAGAAAGATTTGAAGAAATTGCCAAAGAAGAATTGCCTGCTGGAATTGGAAACGATGGTAAATTTGCTTTCGCTTTAGAAAAAGTACTTGCAGTCATTAAGGATGCATATTCAGCCCATTCTGCTTTGTTCTTCTGGTACAATAAGAAAAAAGAAAAACTCAGCATTGAAAAGTTTGTTTCTGTAAGCAATGATGTCAGTAACAGAAAGTTTGATGTAGAGGATGATATCCTGAGCAAGATAGTTCAGAAAAGTGAACCTGAATTATTAAGTAACATTTCACCAACAGCAGAAGCCGATGTAATCAGATATTATGATAAACCACAGGGAATCAGAAGTTTTGTTGGAGTACCTCTTTTCTATGAAAATAATCTGATTGGAATTCTTGCAATGGATTCCAAAATGGATGACGCTTTTGGAATAGAAACAATCTATTCGCTTGGCAGGTTTGTAAGAGTGATTACTATGATCATTCAGATCTTCGAAGAAAAGCATTCTGATATTATTTCACAGAACAGACTAAGAGCATTATTAAACCTAATCGGTCCTGATTCGGATTTCGAAACTGAAGAAGGATTGTTCAACGCTATTCAGAATTCTCTTAAAGATTTAATTGAATGGGATGTCTTTTCCTTTGTATACTTTAAACCTGTTGAAAAAAGATTTGAAGTAGTTAAAGTAATAAACAATACAACACTCAAATACATCGGACAAGGTTTACAGGTTGACCTTTCATCTACAATCATCGGAAAAGCTGTTACAACAGGATTGGCAGTAAAGATTGATGAGATGTCGTCAGAAACTTTTAAACGATTTACAAAAAATGAAGACCTGACTTTGGATGGTTCATTTCTCGCAATTCCAATTGTTTATTCAAATCAGAATTTTGGAGTGCTTTGCTTTGAGAGTCTAAAGAAAGGTCATTACACAAATACTGATGTTAAATTTCTTCAGAGTGCAGTTAATATAATTGCTTATATAATTTACTCACATTCATCTCAGAAATTGTTAAAGAGCCTGATTGCATTAGACCTTGATACCCGTGCTTTAAATGCAGAAAATTTCAAACAAAGATTGGTTGAAGATTTAGTTAAACAATATTCTGTAAAGGCACAAGGCGCACTTGCACTAATAAAGATTGATGATTTTCTGGAGCAGGAATCATTATTCGATGGAGATCCTTTCCCAAAAGTTTTAGAAGCTGTTGCTGAAGCAATCTCGGAAGATTTAACTCCAATGACAATTTTCGGAAGAATTGATGAGCGAATTTTTGCCGTTCATTTCTTCAATACCGAACCAAAAACTGTTTATATCTGGGCAGAAAAACTAAGAGTTAAAGTTGCTCGCAAACCTGTGAATGTTGTTTCGAGACAGAATACTTATACAATTTCAATCGGAGTTGCCACAACAACCGGAAGAACTGATGCAGATGAAGTTCTGGAGAATGCTCATCTTGCTCTGCAAAAGGCGGTTGAAAAAGGTGGTAATGCAGTACGGAATATTAACTAATCAAATTTTCAATGAATAATTTTATAGTAATCATACTCGACGGAGTTGGTGTTGGCGAACTTCCGGATGCTGATTTATATGGCGACAAAGGAAGTAATACTTTAGCCAACATTAGTAAAGCACTTGGTTCAATTCAACTACCAAACCTTCAGAAGTTGGGAATTGGAAATATCATCCCGATAAATGGAATTGAACCAGTAACAAAGCCATTGGCATCATTCGGGAAAATGACTGAAGTTTCAAAAGGGAAAGATAGCACAACTGGACATTGGGAAATTTCAGGATTACAAATTGATTTTAATTTCGATTACTTTCCTAATGGTTTCCCTGATGAAATCATAAAAAAGTTTATTGAGCTGACAGGTGTTAAAGGAGTTCTTGGTAATAAACCTGCATCAGGTACTGAAATAATTAGTGAACTTGGTGATGAACATATAAGAACAGGTTATCCAATCGTTTATACTTCGGCTGATTCAGTATTTCAAATTGCTGCTCACGAAGAACATTTTGGTTTGGATAATCTTTATAGAATTTGTGAGATAACCCGAAATCAGATTTTAACTTCTCCTTTGGTTGTTGGAAGAGTAATCGCAAGACCGTTTATAGGCAAAGATGGAAATTATAGCAGAACTACTAACCGAAAAGACTATTCGCTGAATCCTCCATCTGATACAATTTTGGATTACCTTCAATTGAATGGAATTAATACTATTGCAATTGGCAAAATAGACGATTTGTTTAATCATCGGGGAATTAATGTTTCGGAACATACAAAATCAAATTCCGAAGGAATGAAAACGCTGTTGGAATATGTATCGATGGTTTCAACATCTTTTATCTTTGTTAACCTTGTTGATTTCGATGTTTATTTCGGGCATCGGAATGATCCCAAAGGATTTTATGAAGCATTAAGAAAGTTTGATGATTTCCTTCCGCATCTTTTAAGTAAACTGAATGAAAACGATAGGTTGATTATCACAGCCGATCACGGAAATGATCCAACAACTCCAAGCACTGACCACAGCAGGGAATATGTGCCGCTTTTATTTTATGGAAAGAATAAACGCGCTTTTGATTTGGGAACACGAAAAACATTTGCTGATGTAGGTAAAACTGTTGCTGAATACTTTAAAGTACCAACTGAACTTTCAGGCGAAAGCTTTCTTAATCAATGATCAGAATCTTCAGATGAAAAAACATACACACGACTTCTTAAATCCAAAAAATATTTTTCTGAAATTTGAACCGGGTTATAATTACAGAATTTTTATACCCGGTAAAAGCTTTGAGGGACTAACAGAGTCGGAAATAAAATTAGTTCAAAAAATTTCTGAAGTTCAAAAACTGGATGAAATATTCGTTATTGAATTCCTTAAGACCGAAGGCGCTTTATCCAATAAAAAGTTTAAACTGAAAAAGTAAAAGATGAATAAACATTATTTAGTTGATACGGATATTCTTTATGACCATCTCACTCACAATGAGAAGAATAAAAGATCATTTCTTACAACTCTAATGACAAAAGGAGAATGCTTTACAACAGTTTTAAATGCAAGTGAATTGTTTTTCTCAGCTAGAACCGATGAAGAAAAGCTTGCGATAAAAAAATTACTCTATGCCCTTAAAATCTTAGGATTAAATAGCAGATATTCTCTTGAGATTCCTCAATACACGAATAAATTCAACAATTATCGTGAATGTTTATTCTATATTGTTGCAGAAAAGAATAATCTTATTATTGCTACAAACACACCATCGAAATACAATTTTGGTAAAGTAAAGGTAATTACACAAAAGAAAGCCCACGGAAAATCAGAAAAATAAATCTCTCTTTAATTTAGTTTATATTTTTTAATTGGTTTATTATCTTAACCAGGCATAAATGCAGAATTGTTTGAATTTGTTTCGGTCAGGATAAGCATCAAAAATAAAATTATTAATTTGATTTGTTAGAAATTGAGTTGAGCAATGAAACTATATAAACAAATAACAAATCGTGAAGCGGCTTCGCTCGATAAATACTTGAGTGAAATTGCTAAAGAACCATTGCTTACTCCCGAAGATGAAATCGAGCTCGCAATCAAAATCCGGAACGGAGACACTTCTGCTTTAGAAAGATTAATCAAATCGAATCTGAGGTTTGTTGTTAGTGTGGCTAAACAATATCAGAATCAGGGTTTATCTCTTGGTGATTTAATAAATGAAGGAAATGTTGGCTTAATGAAAGCAGCCAGAAGATTTGATGAAACAAGAGGATTCAAATTTATTTCTTATGCTGTTTGGTGGATAAGGCAATCTATTCTTCAGGCACTTGCTGAGCAATCAAGAATCGTGAGACTGCCTTTGAACCGCGTGGGTACATTAAACCGAATTGGTAAAGCATATAGTCATCTCGAACAGGAATTTGAACGTGAACCAAGTCCGGAAGAGCTTGCCAACGAACTCGAAATGGATGTTGAGGAAATTAGTGATGTAATGAAAATGACAGGAAAACCTATGTCAATGGATGCACCGTTCAATCAGAATGAAGAGAATAGTTTGCATGATGTTCTGGTTAATGATGACTTACCTTCGCCTGATGATGAATTAATGACCGAGTCGCTCAAAGCAGAAATCAAACGGGCATTAAACATTCTAAATGAAAGAGAAAAGGAAGTATTAAAATTATATTTTGGAATTGATTGTGACCAACCGTTAACACTTGAAGAAATAGGAGAAAAATTTAATCTCACACGCGAAAGAGTAAGACAAATAAAAGAAAAAGCCATCAGAAAGCTAAGACATAACTCCCGCAGTAAAAATTTAAAATCATATCTTGGATAATAAATGAGTTCTTCTTTAAAATATCTTCTCCTCATTAATTTATTATTAATTCATTTTGGATGTTCTCCTTCATCGCAAACTATAAGATACGGAAAGGAAAATAAAAGTCTGGCAAATCAGGATTCTACTGAATCCGGAGATACTTTACTTTATGATGATAGCGATGAAATTGCAGAATATCTCGATCCTGATGATATGCCTGAAGAAAAATCTTCCTATAATATTTCTGACATTATGAAAAAACTTGAGAAGACTGATAACCTCAATACTGAGCAGGCAACTGCAAGAGAAAAATTATTGATGGAAATAATTAAGTATCTTGATACTCCGTATAAATATGGTGGAAGTACATTAAATGGAATTGATTGCAGCGCATTCACACAATCTGTTTATCAGGACGCTCTGAATGTAAATCTTAACAGAACCGCGCGCGATCAATTTACTCAAGGTAGAGTTATAAAGAATAAAGATGAACTTGAATTTGGTGATCTCGTATTTTTCAACACAAGAAGACGGGTGCGTCCTGGTCATGTTGGAATTTATATAGGAGATGGATTATTTGCTCATGCAAGTACAAAAGGTGGAGTTATGATTTCATCTCTTGATGAAGATTATTATTCGAAACGATATATGGGCGCACGAAGAGTAGTTGAGGATGATACTTTTTAAAATAAAAAACTCTCCTGCTTCAGGCAGGAGAGTAGTAGTTTACTGATATTCTTATCAATTAACTACAACCGGTTGTAGCCCCACAAGTCATACATTTCAAACAGGTTCCGTTTCTTACCATTGTTATGCTTTGGCACTCAGGACAAATGTCTCCGGTATAACCACTTTCGATAGCTTTTTTAACTTTTGCTGCAAATCCACTTTGTTTGGAACTTGTTGAGTTCATTCCAAAGCTAGTTGATGAAGTAGTATAACTGAGTTTTTCGACATTCTGTTTATCTAATTCAAAGACACGTTCACTCACAATTTCTTCGCTTACAAAATCCGGCTCGGAAATTTTCTTTACAATTCCTCTTGAAGCTTTGGTAGAAATTTCATCATCATTCAAGTGTGCAAGATCGGTTCTTCCTAAATATGTTACTGCTAATTCACGGAAAATATAATCAATAACTGATGTTGCCATTTTGATTTTATCATTTCCGGTTACAATTCCGCTTGGTTCAAATTTGGTAAATACAAAAGCATCAACAAATTCTTCCAAAGGAACTCCGTGTTGCAATCCAAGCGATATGGAAATTGCAAAGCAATTTAATAAGCTTCTGAAAGCAGCTCCTTCACGGTGCATATCAATAAAAATTTCTCCAAGCTGCCCATTTTCATATTCACCGGTTCTTATATAAACTGATTGACCGTTAATTTTAGCTTTCTGAGTATATCCGCTTCTGCGGCTCGGTAGTTCTCTTCGTTTAGCTATATATCTGTGGATAATTTTTTCTGCAACTTTAACGATGTCATTCTTTTCTTTTTCTTCAATAATTGCTTCTGCATCTTCTTCGGTTAAAGTATTAAGCGGTTGAGAAAGTTTTGAACCATCTCTGTATACTGCATTAGCTTTAACGCCAAGTTTCCAGGATTGCATATAAGCATCTTTTATATCTTCTATTGAAGCGTTGTTTGGAAGATTAATGGTTTTTGAAATTGCACCTGAAACAAAAGGTTGCGCAGCTGCCATCATTTTTATATGAGCAAGAGGTTTAATAAATCGTGTACCTTTCTTACCACATTTATTTGCACAGTCAAAAACTGGATAATGTTCGTGTTTGAGGAATGGAGCCCCTTCAATTGTCATGGTACCGCAGATGTAATCATTTGCAGTTGCAATCTCTTGTTTAGAGAATCCAAGTTTCTGCAGCAGGTCAAAATCATAAGAATCAATCTCTTCTTTACTGAAGCCAAGTGTTTTAGTAAGAAATTCATCACCGATAGTATAGCGATTAAAAGCAAAAGTTATGTCAAAAACCGAGGGTAAAGTTTTATCAATCTTGTTGATTATGTCATCAGTAAAACCTTTTGCTTTCAAAGACTGCGGATTGATGTATGGACAACCTTCAAGAGTACCGGCACCTTTCGCGTATTTTATTATTTCAGTTATTTGATCTTTGTTGTAACCAAGTTTTTCCAATGCTGGTGGAATTGATTGATTAATAATTTTGAAGTAACCACCGCCGGCTAATTTTTTGAATTTTACCAATGCAAAATCCGGTTCTACACCAGTTGTATCACAATCCATTACTAATCCGATTGTACCTGTTGGAGCTATTGCTGTAACCTGTGCATTTCTGTAACCATATAATGTTCCCAGTTCTACAGCTTTGTCAGCATCTTCTCTTGCTGCCTGAAGTAAATCAGAGGGGCAGTGCTTAGGATTAATTCCTACAGGGAAAATGGTTAGTCCTTCATATTCTTCGTTGGGAACATTGTATGCTGCTCGTCTGTGGTTTCTTAAAACGCGCAGCATATTCTCTTTATTTTCTTCATATCGCGGGAATGGACCAACTTCCTTAGCGAGCTCGGCAGAAGTAGAGTAAGCAGTCATGTGCATAATGGCTGTTAACGCACCACATATTGCAAAACCTTCATTACTATCGTAAGGAATTCCCTGAAGCATCAGCAAAGCACCGAGATTAGCGTAACCTAATCCGAGTGTTCTGTACTCATAACTAAGCCTTGCAATTTCTTTACTTGGGAATTGAGCCATCACAACACTTATTTCAAGAACTATTGTCCATAACCTTGAAGCGTGTCGGAATGCATCAATATTAAATTTATGATTTTTATCGTCATAAAATTTTACGAGATTGATTGAAGCCAGATTGC contains:
- the map gene encoding type I methionyl aminopeptidase codes for the protein MILIKSKKEIDYIAESCRIVAETLQLVKSKVKPGVTTEELDLIAEDYIRSSGGVPAFKGYSQPGTKPFPGSICASIDDEVVHGIPGRRILKEGEIISIDVGVLKNNYYGDAALSVGVGEISDLKKKLLDVTEKSLYEGISQAIVGNRIHDISYAVQNYVEANGFSIVKDLCGHGVGRFLHEDPSIPNYGIKGAGPKIKNGMTLAIEPMVNAGDWRVKTLDDGWTVVTADGLPSAHFEHTILVIGNRPEILTVA
- the infA gene encoding translation initiation factor IF-1, producing the protein MAKQGPIKVDGVITETLPNATFRVKLDNGHEILAHISGKMRMHYIKILVGDKVSVELSPYDLTKGRITYRYK
- the rpmJ gene encoding 50S ribosomal protein L36, giving the protein MKVRASVKKMCDKCKIIKRKGVVRVICKNPKHKQRQG
- the rpsK gene encoding 30S ribosomal protein S11 encodes the protein MAKTAKKVKKRAHVDANGVAHIKATFNNVIVTITDIYGNTISWSSAGKNGFKGSRKNTPFAAQVSAEAAAKEAYDLGLRKVEVYVKGPGSGREAAIRALHTAGLEITSIKDVTPIPHNGCRPPKKRRV
- the rpsD gene encoding 30S ribosomal protein S4; the protein is MARYTDSVCKLCRRERQKLFLKGQKCFTDKCPIEQRNYPPGQHGVSRRAKISEYGVQLREKQKIKRMYGLLETQFRNYFEKAIKQKGKTGENLVKLLERRLDNVVYRIGFASSRKQARQLIKHRHFLVNNQLVDIPSYLLNPGDIIQVKEKSKKLDAIHNSLKRVKDNTYNWITVDKATLSGTFVQVPERADIPLNANEQLVVELYSK
- a CDS encoding DNA-directed RNA polymerase subunit alpha, which codes for MSGLSFKMPEALVLDEASYTNTFGRFYLQPLERGYGVTLGNSLRRVLLSSLPGAAITSVKFSGVLHEFSTIEGVVEDVSEIILNLKQVRMVLLSKKPGKIELSFNGQGEWKAADIQKATNEVEILNPDLHIATLNKNAKFDVELRVGRGYGYVPAVENVQPDQTIGVIPIDSIFTPIKNVKYEVENVRIGDKNDYEKLTLEIQTDGSITPDDALTQAAKVLKDHIQYFINFAVEQEEEETTTHKDSEFEKIRKMLLTNVDDLELSVRAHNCLKAANIRTIADLVRRDEQELLRFRNFGRKSLAELGEIVESMGLEFGMDVDKYLKDDSDNH
- the rplQ gene encoding 50S ribosomal protein L17 is translated as MRHRVKGRKLKRTASHRTATLRSLVTSVLKHKRIKTTLAKAKEARTFVEKLITKAKRNDLHSKRLIMSEIKDKEVVKELFAEIVPKIGDRPGGYTRVIKLGARVGDAAQMAILELVDYNEVANKKAEERKEKREQKAQEKEAEKERAAEEAATQTAEEK
- the yihA gene encoding ribosome biogenesis GTP-binding protein YihA/YsxC, with amino-acid sequence MFNEQKFVKSVYAVDDIPKLRLPEIVLCGRSNVGKSSFINSLFNRKDLAKISSTPGKTRSINYYDIDNKFYIVDLPGYGYAKVSLSERKKWAKLIEEFFTKSGYINLVIHIIDSRHKPTELDIQLNTLLKQLNLPYIFLLNKSDKLKQSEFKIALKNLAELFPEAIYNENTFFYSSIKGTGKKEIKSYLSSTFYS
- a CDS encoding sensor domain-containing diguanylate cyclase, which translates into the protein MNKRQRKRLLIFLIVPVLAAILFFTDDLLIRVITIALMVIYVAFIIFLRDSIRFDGKFSIETNDELEPEFTPSSTSEAEESFVIVSKTKDVNVITAENYKRNFVRPSDTKLIPPDLKERFEEIAKEELPAGIGNDGKFAFALEKVLAVIKDAYSAHSALFFWYNKKKEKLSIEKFVSVSNDVSNRKFDVEDDILSKIVQKSEPELLSNISPTAEADVIRYYDKPQGIRSFVGVPLFYENNLIGILAMDSKMDDAFGIETIYSLGRFVRVITMIIQIFEEKHSDIISQNRLRALLNLIGPDSDFETEEGLFNAIQNSLKDLIEWDVFSFVYFKPVEKRFEVVKVINNTTLKYIGQGLQVDLSSTIIGKAVTTGLAVKIDEMSSETFKRFTKNEDLTLDGSFLAIPIVYSNQNFGVLCFESLKKGHYTNTDVKFLQSAVNIIAYIIYSHSSQKLLKSLIALDLDTRALNAENFKQRLVEDLVKQYSVKAQGALALIKIDDFLEQESLFDGDPFPKVLEAVAEAISEDLTPMTIFGRIDERIFAVHFFNTEPKTVYIWAEKLRVKVARKPVNVVSRQNTYTISIGVATTTGRTDADEVLENAHLALQKAVEKGGNAVRNIN
- a CDS encoding phosphopentomutase; the protein is MNNFIVIILDGVGVGELPDADLYGDKGSNTLANISKALGSIQLPNLQKLGIGNIIPINGIEPVTKPLASFGKMTEVSKGKDSTTGHWEISGLQIDFNFDYFPNGFPDEIIKKFIELTGVKGVLGNKPASGTEIISELGDEHIRTGYPIVYTSADSVFQIAAHEEHFGLDNLYRICEITRNQILTSPLVVGRVIARPFIGKDGNYSRTTNRKDYSLNPPSDTILDYLQLNGINTIAIGKIDDLFNHRGINVSEHTKSNSEGMKTLLEYVSMVSTSFIFVNLVDFDVYFGHRNDPKGFYEALRKFDDFLPHLLSKLNENDRLIITADHGNDPTTPSTDHSREYVPLLFYGKNKRAFDLGTRKTFADVGKTVAEYFKVPTELSGESFLNQ
- a CDS encoding PIN domain-containing protein — encoded protein: MNKHYLVDTDILYDHLTHNEKNKRSFLTTLMTKGECFTTVLNASELFFSARTDEEKLAIKKLLYALKILGLNSRYSLEIPQYTNKFNNYRECLFYIVAEKNNLIIATNTPSKYNFGKVKVITQKKAHGKSEK
- a CDS encoding sigma-70 family RNA polymerase sigma factor — translated: MKLYKQITNREAASLDKYLSEIAKEPLLTPEDEIELAIKIRNGDTSALERLIKSNLRFVVSVAKQYQNQGLSLGDLINEGNVGLMKAARRFDETRGFKFISYAVWWIRQSILQALAEQSRIVRLPLNRVGTLNRIGKAYSHLEQEFEREPSPEELANELEMDVEEISDVMKMTGKPMSMDAPFNQNEENSLHDVLVNDDLPSPDDELMTESLKAEIKRALNILNEREKEVLKLYFGIDCDQPLTLEEIGEKFNLTRERVRQIKEKAIRKLRHNSRSKNLKSYLG
- a CDS encoding C40 family peptidase, which gives rise to MSSSLKYLLLINLLLIHFGCSPSSQTIRYGKENKSLANQDSTESGDTLLYDDSDEIAEYLDPDDMPEEKSSYNISDIMKKLEKTDNLNTEQATAREKLLMEIIKYLDTPYKYGGSTLNGIDCSAFTQSVYQDALNVNLNRTARDQFTQGRVIKNKDELEFGDLVFFNTRRRVRPGHVGIYIGDGLFAHASTKGGVMISSLDEDYYSKRYMGARRVVEDDTF